One Flagellimonas sp. CMM7 genomic region harbors:
- a CDS encoding RNA polymerase sigma factor has product MSHQNEHTDALLQLCLKGKQSAQLEIYNMYYKAMYNIAFRIVKDSAEAEDVMQESFLNAFTKLHTFKGDVTFGAWLKRIVINNSIYHYKKQQKNRAVDLDEVMYKVEDNDEVALNHNGYTELKAQKVMETMKNLKDNYRVSLTLHLIEGYDYEEISDIMNISYANCRTTISRAKESLRKKLTVNA; this is encoded by the coding sequence TTGAGCCACCAAAATGAACATACTGATGCACTGCTGCAATTATGCTTAAAGGGTAAGCAAAGTGCCCAACTAGAAATTTACAACATGTACTATAAAGCTATGTACAATATAGCTTTTAGGATTGTAAAGGACTCGGCCGAAGCTGAAGATGTAATGCAAGAATCGTTTTTGAACGCGTTTACGAAACTGCATACATTTAAAGGTGATGTAACCTTTGGAGCATGGTTAAAACGAATTGTGATAAACAACAGTATATATCATTACAAAAAACAGCAAAAAAACAGAGCTGTTGATCTGGATGAAGTAATGTACAAGGTCGAAGACAATGATGAAGTTGCTTTGAATCACAATGGTTACACTGAATTGAAGGCTCAAAAAGTGATGGAGACCATGAAAAATTTAAAAGACAATTACAGAGTTTCTTTGACCTTACATTTAATTGAAGGGTATGATTATGAGGAAATCAGTGATATTATGAATATTAGCTATGCAAATTGTAGAACTACAATTTCTAGGGCCAAGGAAAGTCTAAGAAAAAAATTGACTGTAAATGCTTAA
- a CDS encoding head GIN domain-containing protein, which produces MKKLITLGLALSMVAVTNAQWGKRVKGNGNVVTVERSVGDYDAVALAGWFDVELVDGDEGEITLKGESNLLEYIKTEVKNGKLIVKAEKGVNLRPSNWNSGIYITVPVETINSVTLSGSGDIVSKTTLKSDDFATRISGSGDITLDIEAENVEATLSGSGDINLEGRTTNLDIQVSGSGDIKAYGLEAEFATVQVSGSADVKVTVNQSIDARVSGSGDISYRGNPKKIKSKSSGAGDISKG; this is translated from the coding sequence ATGAAAAAACTTATCACGTTAGGATTAGCGCTATCTATGGTAGCGGTTACAAATGCCCAATGGGGCAAAAGAGTAAAAGGAAATGGCAATGTTGTTACCGTTGAACGTTCGGTTGGAGATTATGATGCAGTGGCATTGGCCGGTTGGTTTGATGTTGAGCTGGTTGATGGTGATGAAGGGGAAATAACGCTAAAAGGAGAGTCCAATCTTTTGGAATATATTAAAACTGAAGTAAAAAATGGCAAATTGATTGTTAAGGCTGAAAAAGGGGTCAATCTTAGGCCTTCCAATTGGAATTCAGGAATTTATATAACCGTACCTGTCGAAACTATCAATTCCGTTACTTTATCCGGTTCCGGGGATATAGTAAGTAAGACCACACTTAAATCTGATGATTTTGCTACAAGAATATCTGGTTCTGGAGACATTACTTTAGACATAGAAGCCGAAAACGTAGAAGCCACACTATCAGGTTCTGGTGATATTAACTTAGAAGGGAGAACCACAAATTTGGATATTCAAGTATCAGGTTCCGGAGACATAAAGGCGTATGGACTAGAAGCTGAATTTGCTACCGTACAAGTATCAGGTTCTGCAGATGTAAAAGTGACTGTCAACCAATCTATTGATGCACGGGTTTCTGGCTCTGGGGATATTTCCTATCGAGGGAATCCAAAGAAAATTAAAAGTAAATCTTCAGGCGCAGGGGATATTTCCAAGGGATAA
- a CDS encoding glycoside hydrolase family 31 protein, producing the protein MITNTEVEKRGNQYPNHIVDFKQENDKLYFTTHNGVILELTILRDSAIRFRYATEHVFEPDFSYAISDDVSLGYNELTVKEEVPEYVITTSKIKIHVNKSNLKVQILDLEDMTIIEDELGFHWEENYDYGGNVVKMSKTCHSGESYYGMGDKASHTNLKGKRVNNWATDSYAYGKDQEPLYKSIPFYVGLKENVAYGVFFDNSFSTYFDFANEKRNVTSFWADGGEMNYYFFYGPKMNQVVEAYTDLTGVPELPPLWALGFHQSKWSYFPEKKVKDIASNFRKLRIPCDAIYLDIDYMEGFRCFTWNNRHFPNPKKMIEELEEDGFKTITMIDPGIKIDRDYWVYQQAMDNGFFCRRADGPHFKGKVWPGECKFPDFTDPEVREWWAGLYKEMIADLGVKGVWNDMNEPAIMEVPTKTANLDVRHDYDGHPCSHRKAHNVYGMQMVRATYEGVKKFMFPRRPFVLTRAAYSGTQRYSATWTGDNVATWEHLWIANVQMQRMCMSGYSFVGSDIGGFAEQPNGELFARWMQLAIFHPFCRVHSSGDHGEQEPWSFGDEITDIVRKYIELRYMLLPYLYTMFYRYNKNGVPMLQSLVFYDQEDTQTHFRTDEFLFGKQLLVCPIQEPNAQGRRMYFPKGKWYNYWTDEVVSGGVEKWVAAEIDTIPLFVKEGSMIPKYPIQQYVGEKEIKELEIDVYYKDGIENSSVYEDQQDGYDYKKGRYSLRKFRLRGKENELIIQQFKDGDFITSYNKFKLKFHGLPFTIGTIELDNEVVNAKDIKLNGNNTIEVSKDFTELHIVGK; encoded by the coding sequence ATGATTACCAATACAGAAGTAGAAAAAAGAGGTAACCAATACCCAAATCATATAGTTGACTTTAAACAAGAGAATGATAAACTCTATTTTACCACCCATAATGGGGTTATTTTAGAGCTCACCATACTGCGGGATAGCGCAATTCGTTTCAGATATGCCACAGAGCACGTTTTTGAGCCCGATTTTTCTTATGCCATAAGTGACGATGTAAGCTTAGGATATAATGAACTTACAGTGAAAGAAGAGGTTCCAGAGTACGTTATAACCACTTCAAAAATTAAAATACATGTTAATAAGTCCAATTTGAAGGTTCAGATTTTGGATTTAGAAGATATGACCATCATTGAAGATGAGCTAGGGTTTCACTGGGAAGAGAATTATGACTACGGAGGAAATGTGGTGAAAATGAGCAAAACTTGCCATTCAGGAGAGAGTTACTATGGAATGGGGGATAAGGCCTCTCACACAAATTTAAAAGGAAAACGAGTAAACAATTGGGCCACAGATTCCTATGCCTACGGTAAAGACCAAGAGCCTTTATATAAGTCCATTCCATTTTATGTGGGACTTAAAGAGAATGTTGCTTATGGGGTTTTCTTTGACAATTCTTTTAGTACTTATTTTGATTTTGCTAACGAGAAACGGAATGTGACCAGTTTTTGGGCGGATGGGGGTGAAATGAACTATTATTTCTTCTATGGGCCAAAAATGAACCAAGTGGTGGAGGCGTATACGGATTTAACTGGTGTGCCAGAATTACCACCCTTATGGGCTTTGGGATTTCACCAGTCAAAATGGAGTTATTTTCCAGAAAAAAAAGTGAAAGACATAGCATCAAACTTCAGAAAGCTAAGGATTCCTTGTGATGCTATTTATTTGGATATTGACTATATGGAAGGTTTCCGTTGTTTTACATGGAACAACCGACATTTTCCCAATCCAAAAAAGATGATAGAAGAGCTGGAGGAAGATGGTTTTAAGACCATCACAATGATTGACCCTGGAATAAAAATAGATCGAGATTATTGGGTATATCAACAAGCTATGGATAATGGGTTTTTCTGTCGCCGTGCAGATGGTCCACATTTTAAAGGCAAAGTATGGCCAGGGGAATGTAAGTTCCCAGATTTTACGGATCCAGAAGTTCGAGAATGGTGGGCAGGATTGTATAAAGAGATGATTGCGGATTTAGGGGTAAAAGGTGTTTGGAACGATATGAACGAACCCGCCATTATGGAGGTTCCTACCAAAACGGCAAATCTAGATGTAAGGCATGATTATGACGGTCACCCTTGCAGTCATAGAAAGGCACATAACGTTTACGGCATGCAAATGGTGCGTGCTACATACGAAGGGGTCAAAAAGTTCATGTTTCCTAGAAGGCCGTTTGTCTTAACACGTGCCGCATATTCAGGAACGCAAAGATACAGTGCAACTTGGACAGGGGATAACGTTGCAACATGGGAACACTTGTGGATAGCAAATGTGCAAATGCAGCGCATGTGTATGAGTGGTTATTCCTTTGTAGGGTCAGATATTGGTGGTTTTGCTGAGCAACCTAATGGAGAATTATTTGCTAGATGGATGCAGTTGGCAATTTTCCATCCATTTTGTAGAGTACATTCCAGTGGTGATCATGGAGAACAAGAACCATGGTCTTTTGGTGATGAAATAACGGATATTGTAAGAAAGTATATTGAATTAAGATATATGTTACTGCCCTATTTATATACCATGTTTTATAGGTATAACAAGAATGGGGTGCCCATGCTTCAATCCTTGGTTTTCTATGATCAAGAAGATACCCAAACACATTTTAGAACGGATGAGTTTCTTTTTGGGAAACAACTATTGGTGTGCCCTATACAAGAACCAAATGCACAAGGTAGGAGAATGTACTTTCCTAAAGGAAAGTGGTACAATTACTGGACGGATGAAGTTGTATCCGGAGGGGTAGAAAAATGGGTGGCAGCAGAAATAGATACGATTCCGTTGTTTGTAAAAGAAGGATCGATGATCCCTAAATACCCAATACAGCAATATGTTGGTGAAAAAGAAATCAAAGAGTTGGAAATAGATGTTTACTACAAAGACGGAATTGAGAACTCCAGTGTTTATGAAGACCAGCAAGATGGATACGATTATAAAAAAGGACGTTATAGCCTAAGAAAATTCAGATTGCGCGGAAAAGAAAACGAATTGATTATACAACAGTTCAAAGATGGAGACTTTATCACTTCTTACAACAAGTTTAAGCTAAAGTTCCACGGTCTGCCGTTTACCATTGGCACCATAGAGTTGGATAATGAGGTGGTCAATGCAAAGGATATAAAACTAAATGGAAACAACACCATTGAAGTGAGCAAGGATTTTACAGAACTTCATATAGTTGGAAAATAA
- a CDS encoding nuclear transport factor 2 family protein, protein MKWHILLYAVILITTISCTTNDNDISKTIEQYYKTYQERDDFEKFLGFYDEKIVLEDIINADRIEGKKALEDFFDWNNPEYKKIAANALVIYEQTIDGNRAVTSGHFTEFLWGEQKFEAMHFVTILTFNQSGKIIKQVDWINYPSNLIDYTKRKNSNEWIK, encoded by the coding sequence ATGAAGTGGCACATATTACTTTATGCTGTTATCTTAATTACAACAATTTCTTGCACCACCAATGACAATGATATTTCAAAAACTATAGAGCAATATTATAAGACCTATCAAGAACGGGATGACTTTGAAAAGTTTTTGGGTTTTTATGACGAAAAAATAGTTCTTGAGGACATTATCAATGCAGACAGAATTGAAGGGAAAAAAGCCCTTGAAGATTTTTTTGACTGGAATAATCCAGAATATAAAAAGATAGCGGCGAACGCACTCGTAATTTATGAACAGACGATTGATGGGAATAGAGCGGTTACCAGTGGTCATTTTACTGAATTTCTTTGGGGAGAACAGAAATTTGAAGCAATGCACTTTGTCACCATTTTGACTTTTAACCAATCAGGAAAGATTATTAAACAGGTTGATTGGATAAACTATCCTTCCAATTTGATTGATTATACTAAAAGGAAAAACTCAAATGAGTGGATTAAATAG
- a CDS encoding family 16 glycoside hydrolase, with protein MRTLIFIFLVSQFLTSQEINKTIEIHPSNWEIFDGTKALFETFDNRKTLLLNGKVFVKNIEFSNGTIEVDIYAKNTRSFAGIVFRRKAGNMEEVYLRMHKSNQIDAIQYTPTFNKDLSWQLYNEYQAKVEFKEQGWNKLRIEVVDDKSTIYVNDTEVLKVDQLKTDHMKGEIGLFALFENRFSNFKYIQKDIPDNFLGNDNKLITDSTIISKWNLSQPFPYTNKEIDVTDFFDRDYKIVETEKSGLLPISKFIKKSSSGNFDNNEEAFAVAMKIIESDIEQRKVFSFDFSDKVIVYLNNQPVFYGNNAFRSKGNQFMGHMNIDANKVSLNLKKGQNLLHCVVIERANGWGLIGKLIDF; from the coding sequence ATGAGAACATTAATTTTCATCTTTTTAGTTAGCCAATTTCTAACTTCACAGGAAATCAACAAGACCATTGAAATACACCCATCCAACTGGGAAATATTTGATGGAACTAAAGCTTTGTTTGAAACATTCGATAATAGAAAAACGCTTTTGCTGAACGGAAAGGTATTTGTCAAGAACATTGAATTTTCGAATGGTACTATTGAGGTTGATATATATGCCAAGAATACTCGAAGTTTTGCAGGAATTGTTTTCAGGCGTAAGGCAGGGAACATGGAAGAAGTATATCTAAGGATGCATAAATCCAACCAAATTGATGCAATCCAATATACACCAACATTTAACAAAGACCTGTCATGGCAACTATACAATGAATATCAGGCTAAAGTAGAATTTAAAGAACAAGGTTGGAACAAATTAAGAATAGAAGTTGTAGATGATAAATCAACCATCTATGTTAATGATACAGAAGTATTAAAAGTGGATCAACTAAAAACTGACCACATGAAAGGAGAAATCGGTTTGTTCGCTTTATTTGAGAACAGGTTCTCCAATTTTAAATATATTCAGAAGGATATACCCGATAACTTTTTAGGTAATGATAACAAATTGATTACTGATTCTACTATTATTTCTAAATGGAATCTAAGCCAACCTTTTCCGTATACAAATAAAGAAATTGATGTTACTGATTTTTTTGATCGGGATTATAAGATTGTAGAAACCGAAAAATCTGGCCTACTACCCATATCAAAATTTATTAAAAAATCCTCATCTGGTAATTTTGACAATAATGAAGAAGCTTTTGCAGTAGCAATGAAGATAATAGAATCTGATATTGAGCAACGTAAGGTTTTTTCATTTGACTTTAGTGATAAGGTTATTGTCTATCTAAACAATCAACCTGTTTTTTATGGGAATAATGCCTTCAGGTCTAAAGGCAATCAGTTTATGGGTCATATGAATATCGATGCAAACAAGGTGTCCTTAAATCTTAAAAAAGGACAAAACCTCCTTCATTGTGTTGTAATTGAACGAGCAAATGGTTGGGGCTTGATAGGAAAACTTATTGATTTCTAA
- the cmk gene encoding (d)CMP kinase — protein MGKITIAIDGYSSTGKSTLAKRLASALNYVYVDTGAMYRAVTLFALNNNYVGVNEDIPSLVKQLPNIKLKFVPNETLGLSEMYLNGQNVEKTIRTMEVSEQVSKVATIEEVRHMLVTMQQQMGEEKGIVMDGRDIGTVVFPNAELKIFMTASPETRATRRYKELLERGEEVTFDEVLKNVQKRDRIDSTREISPLKKAEDAIEFDNSDMGLEEQFERIYNFSQRVIEERS, from the coding sequence ATGGGAAAAATTACAATTGCCATAGACGGGTATTCATCAACAGGTAAAAGCACTCTGGCAAAAAGATTGGCTTCTGCCTTAAACTATGTTTATGTGGATACCGGTGCCATGTACCGCGCAGTTACCCTTTTCGCTCTAAATAACAACTATGTTGGTGTTAATGAGGATATTCCATCTCTGGTAAAACAATTACCTAACATCAAATTAAAGTTTGTGCCCAATGAAACTTTGGGGCTTTCAGAGATGTATCTAAATGGGCAAAACGTTGAAAAGACGATAAGGACGATGGAAGTGTCCGAACAAGTAAGCAAAGTAGCCACCATTGAAGAAGTAAGACATATGCTTGTGACCATGCAACAGCAAATGGGAGAGGAGAAGGGTATTGTAATGGATGGCAGGGATATAGGTACTGTTGTCTTCCCTAATGCCGAATTAAAGATATTTATGACGGCCTCCCCAGAGACACGCGCTACAAGACGTTATAAAGAACTGTTGGAGAGAGGGGAAGAGGTGACTTTTGATGAGGTACTTAAGAATGTCCAAAAAAGGGACAGAATAGATTCAACCCGTGAAATATCTCCTTTGAAAAAAGCGGAAGATGCTATTGAGTTTGATAATAGCGATATGGGACTTGAAGAACAATTTGAGCGTATATACAATTTTTCACAACGGGTGATTGAAGAACGAAGTTAG
- a CDS encoding M48 family metallopeptidase, with the protein MKKLIITAVIFLAVSACKTNPFTGKSTLNFYPNSQIFPMAFAQYDQFLTDNKVVTGTSDAQMITKVGQRISSAAERWLDSNGYPGYLKDYKWEYNLVNDETVNAWCMPGGKIVFYTGILPITQTETGVAVVMGHEVAHALADHGAQRMSAGMVQQIGAVAGNVAIKDPQKRNMFNQAYGLGSTVGVMLPFSRSHETEADRIGLQIMAIAGYNPDEAANLWRRMKAKSGGQAPPEFMSTHPSNDTRINNLMAWAPAAKQEAAKFGVTSFK; encoded by the coding sequence ATGAAAAAGTTAATCATTACAGCGGTTATTTTTTTAGCCGTTTCAGCATGCAAAACAAACCCCTTTACAGGGAAAAGTACGCTTAATTTTTACCCCAATAGTCAAATTTTTCCAATGGCATTTGCGCAATATGACCAGTTCTTGACTGATAATAAAGTCGTAACCGGCACTTCAGATGCGCAGATGATAACCAAAGTAGGGCAACGTATATCATCTGCGGCGGAACGTTGGTTAGATTCAAATGGATACCCTGGATATTTAAAAGATTACAAATGGGAGTACAATTTGGTGAATGATGAAACTGTAAACGCTTGGTGTATGCCCGGTGGCAAAATTGTTTTTTATACTGGAATTTTACCAATAACACAGACTGAAACAGGAGTTGCAGTTGTTATGGGACACGAAGTAGCTCATGCATTGGCCGATCATGGTGCACAGCGAATGAGTGCAGGAATGGTACAACAAATTGGTGCAGTGGCAGGAAACGTAGCGATTAAAGATCCACAAAAACGAAATATGTTTAATCAAGCATATGGATTGGGGTCAACAGTTGGTGTTATGTTGCCATTTAGTAGAAGCCATGAGACTGAGGCAGATAGAATAGGATTGCAAATTATGGCCATTGCCGGCTATAATCCAGATGAGGCTGCTAATCTTTGGAGAAGAATGAAGGCCAAGTCAGGAGGACAGGCACCTCCGGAGTTTATGAGCACACACCCTTCAAACGATACAAGAATTAATAACTTAATGGCTTGGGCACCAGCAGCAAAACAAGAAGCGGCTAAGTTTGGAGTAACATCATTTAAATAA
- a CDS encoding MFS transporter gives MARALALKGSKKLLNAWAFYDWANSVYSLVISSAVFPIFYGALFRIAEIEKVTIFGGEIARAPLISYVTSLAFVFIAIVTPLVSGIADYLGNKKIFLKFFCYLGALSCIGLYWFSLENIYFGLVCYFFGLVGFWVSFAINNSYLPDVAFPEQQDGISAKGFSLGYIGSVILLVFNLAMVMQPAVFGITDGGGEVAEIKAMKYSFISVGIWWILFSQYTFMHLPKGYKREGERTNIVLNGFRELQSVWKQLGTEKRLKRYLGAFFVYSMAVQTIMLIATYFGEEEISWGTDSERTTGLIISILVIQIVAIFGATVTAFASKAYGNIKTLIFINIIWILLCVYAYFLQTPTDFYIAAALVGVVMGGIQALSRSTYSKFLPETTDTTSFFSFYDVAEKIGIVIGTFLYGAVAQLTGSMRNSTIFLGLFFLVGAFLLTRVNKKTE, from the coding sequence ATGGCACGAGCACTCGCATTAAAGGGAAGTAAAAAGTTGTTAAATGCATGGGCCTTTTATGACTGGGCAAACTCTGTCTACAGTTTGGTCATCTCATCGGCTGTTTTTCCTATATTTTATGGTGCATTGTTCCGTATAGCGGAGATTGAAAAAGTTACCATATTTGGAGGTGAGATTGCGCGGGCTCCCTTGATTAGTTATGTTACTTCTCTTGCTTTTGTTTTTATTGCCATAGTTACACCTTTGGTCTCTGGGATAGCAGATTATCTAGGAAACAAAAAGATTTTCTTGAAATTCTTCTGCTATTTGGGAGCTTTATCTTGCATTGGACTTTATTGGTTTTCATTGGAAAACATCTACTTTGGTTTGGTCTGTTACTTTTTTGGCTTAGTGGGCTTCTGGGTAAGCTTTGCTATTAACAATTCTTATCTGCCAGATGTTGCATTTCCTGAACAACAAGACGGAATTAGTGCCAAAGGCTTTTCGTTGGGATATATTGGTAGCGTGATTTTGTTGGTTTTTAATCTTGCAATGGTAATGCAACCTGCTGTATTTGGAATTACAGATGGGGGAGGAGAGGTAGCAGAAATTAAGGCCATGAAATATTCCTTTATTTCCGTAGGAATCTGGTGGATATTGTTTAGCCAGTATACTTTTATGCATCTGCCTAAAGGGTATAAGCGGGAAGGAGAACGCACCAACATTGTCCTTAATGGATTTAGAGAGTTGCAAAGTGTTTGGAAGCAACTGGGGACTGAAAAGAGGCTTAAACGCTACTTAGGGGCCTTTTTCGTGTATAGCATGGCTGTACAGACCATAATGCTGATTGCTACCTATTTTGGAGAGGAAGAAATAAGCTGGGGAACAGATAGCGAGCGCACTACTGGACTTATCATCAGTATTTTGGTGATTCAAATAGTTGCAATTTTTGGAGCAACGGTTACCGCTTTTGCCTCCAAAGCTTATGGTAATATCAAAACTTTGATTTTTATCAATATCATTTGGATTCTTTTATGTGTGTATGCATACTTTTTGCAAACGCCCACAGATTTCTACATTGCGGCAGCCCTTGTTGGTGTGGTCATGGGAGGAATTCAGGCCTTGTCCCGTTCCACCTATTCCAAGTTCTTACCAGAAACCACAGATACCACTTCCTTTTTTAGTTTCTATGATGTAGCTGAAAAAATAGGTATTGTAATAGGAACTTTTTTATATGGTGCAGTGGCCCAGCTTACCGGCAGCATGCGGAACAGTACCATCTTCTTAGGACTGTTCTTTTTAGTTGGGGCATTTTTGCTTACAAGAGTAAACAAGAAAACTGAATAG
- the lon gene encoding endopeptidase La produces MGEIKISTFDNISLQGLDEDAELIPLLTPEDEEEMNKEELPETLPVLPLRNTVLFPGVVIPITAGRDKSINLIKDANNGNKTIGVVSQKDEETENPGVEDINTLGTVARILRVLQMPDGNTTVIIQGKKRFQIAEVITEEPYLTATVKEASEERPNEKSKEFEAIIDSIKELAFKIIKDNPNIPSEATFAIKNIQSNSFLINFVSSNLNLSVGEKQKLLEIPNLQERALTTLKYMNMELQKLELKNDIQSKVRSDMDQQQREYFLHQQMKTIQEELGGLSYEEEVDEMRVKAKKKKWSKTIKEHFEKELAKMQRMNPQVAEYSIQRNYLDLFLDLPWDEFSKDKFDLKRAQQILDRDHYGLEDVKRRIIEYLAVLKLRNDMKSPILCLYGPPGVGKTSLGKSVAEALGREYVRISLGGLRDEAEIRGHRKTYIGAMPGRIIQSLKKAGKSNPVFILDEIDKLSNSHQGDPSSAMLEVLDPEQNSEFYDNFLEMGYDLSKVMFIATANNLGTIQPALRDRMEIINVTGYTIEEKVEIGKKHLLPKQLKEHGLTAKDLKIGKPQMEKIVEGYTRESGVRSLEKQLAKMVRYAAKSIAIEEEYNIKVNNQDVEKILGPARLERDKYENNDVAGVVTGLAWTSVGGDILFIESILSKGKGTLNITGNLGKVMKESATIAMEYIKSNADAFGIDSGVFEKYNVHIHVPEGATPKDGPSAGITMLTSLVSLFTQRKVKKSLAMTGEITLRGKVLPVGGIKEKILAAKRARIKEIILCEDNRKDIEEIKEDYLKGLTFHYVSDMSEVIAIAVTDAKVKKAKKL; encoded by the coding sequence ATGGGAGAAATAAAAATTTCAACTTTTGACAATATATCCCTGCAAGGTCTTGATGAAGATGCAGAATTGATTCCTTTGTTAACACCAGAGGACGAAGAGGAAATGAACAAGGAAGAATTACCGGAGACTTTACCAGTTTTACCGCTAAGAAATACTGTCCTTTTTCCAGGGGTAGTTATTCCAATTACAGCTGGAAGGGACAAATCCATAAACCTAATAAAAGATGCCAATAACGGCAATAAGACCATTGGGGTAGTTTCCCAAAAGGATGAAGAGACAGAAAATCCAGGTGTTGAAGATATCAATACCCTCGGAACAGTTGCTAGAATCTTGAGGGTATTACAAATGCCCGATGGTAATACAACAGTTATTATTCAAGGTAAAAAACGGTTTCAGATTGCAGAGGTAATTACTGAGGAACCTTACCTTACCGCTACGGTAAAAGAGGCATCGGAGGAACGACCAAATGAAAAGAGCAAGGAGTTTGAGGCGATTATAGATTCTATTAAAGAATTGGCTTTTAAAATTATAAAGGATAATCCGAACATACCAAGTGAAGCTACATTTGCTATTAAGAATATTCAAAGCAATTCGTTCTTAATCAATTTTGTGTCCTCCAACCTTAACTTGAGCGTTGGCGAAAAGCAAAAACTTCTAGAGATTCCAAACTTGCAAGAGCGTGCCCTTACCACTTTGAAGTATATGAACATGGAACTTCAAAAATTGGAATTGAAGAACGATATTCAATCCAAGGTTCGTAGTGATATGGACCAGCAGCAGCGGGAGTATTTTTTACATCAGCAGATGAAAACAATCCAAGAAGAACTTGGAGGGTTGTCTTATGAGGAAGAGGTGGATGAAATGCGGGTAAAGGCCAAAAAGAAAAAATGGTCTAAAACCATTAAAGAGCATTTTGAAAAAGAACTTGCCAAAATGCAACGTATGAATCCGCAAGTTGCGGAATACTCCATTCAGCGTAATTATTTGGATTTGTTTTTGGACCTTCCTTGGGACGAATTTTCAAAAGATAAATTTGACCTAAAACGAGCACAACAAATTTTAGATAGAGATCATTATGGTCTTGAAGATGTAAAACGAAGAATCATTGAGTATTTAGCGGTGTTGAAGCTTCGTAATGATATGAAGTCTCCAATTCTATGTCTTTATGGTCCTCCGGGAGTTGGTAAAACATCTTTGGGAAAATCGGTTGCGGAAGCTTTGGGAAGAGAATATGTTAGAATTTCTTTAGGAGGTTTAAGAGATGAAGCTGAGATTAGAGGGCATAGGAAAACATATATTGGAGCAATGCCCGGAAGGATTATTCAGAGTCTAAAGAAAGCAGGAAAATCCAATCCAGTTTTTATTTTGGATGAAATTGATAAACTTTCCAATAGCCATCAAGGTGATCCTTCATCTGCCATGTTGGAAGTATTAGATCCAGAGCAGAATAGCGAATTCTACGACAACTTCTTGGAGATGGGCTATGACCTGTCAAAAGTAATGTTCATTGCTACTGCAAATAATTTGGGAACCATTCAGCCGGCTTTGCGGGATCGTATGGAAATCATCAATGTTACCGGATATACTATTGAAGAAAAGGTTGAAATTGGCAAAAAGCATTTGTTGCCAAAACAATTAAAAGAGCACGGACTTACTGCTAAGGATTTGAAGATTGGTAAGCCTCAAATGGAGAAAATTGTGGAAGGGTATACAAGGGAATCCGGGGTGAGAAGTTTGGAAAAGCAATTGGCTAAAATGGTGCGTTATGCAGCAAAATCCATCGCTATTGAGGAGGAATATAACATTAAGGTCAATAACCAAGATGTAGAGAAAATATTGGGCCCTGCTAGATTGGAGCGCGACAAGTATGAGAATAATGATGTGGCGGGAGTGGTTACTGGCTTGGCCTGGACCAGCGTAGGAGGAGATATTCTTTTTATTGAATCCATTTTATCCAAGGGAAAAGGTACCCTAAACATTACCGGAAATCTTGGAAAGGTGATGAAGGAATCTGCAACCATTGCCATGGAATATATTAAATCCAATGCGGATGCTTTTGGAATAGATTCTGGTGTTTTTGAAAAATACAATGTTCATATTCACGTACCAGAAGGTGCTACACCAAAAGATGGCCCAAGTGCGGGAATAACAATGCTTACCTCTTTGGTTTCGCTCTTTACGCAACGTAAGGTAAAAAAGAGTTTGGCGATGACAGGCGAGATAACCCTACGTGGCAAAGTATTGCCAGTTGGAGGAATAAAAGAAAAGATTTTAGCAGCAAAAAGAGCCCGTATCAAGGAGATCATCCTTTGTGAAGACAATAGAAAGGATATTGAGGAAATAAAAGAAGACTATTTAAAAGGGCTTACATTTCATTATGTTTCGGACATGAGCGAGGTCATTGCTATTGCCGTTACAGATGCTAAGGTGAAGAAGGCTAAAAAATTGTAG